The following is a genomic window from Deltaproteobacteria bacterium.
CCGACGATCATCAGAAAATTGAACAGAAACTGGGTCTGCAACTGGCCAGTATGATTTTAGGCGAACAGATAGACAGGGAAATCAAGGCGGCCATGAGGACATCCCTGGAAAACGTCATCAGGAATAAAAAACAGGATCAATGGTATGCAGACTGGCAAAGTGTCCTGATCATATTGAAAGAGGAAAATGCAATCATAGGAGGTTTCTGTTTTCAGAGATATCCTGACGAAGAGGGTACGGTTCAAATCGGCTACATGATTCAACCTGAGTATCAGAGAGATGGGTACATGACGGAGGCTCTGAAAAGAGGTATTGCGTGGATATTTGAACGCCCTGATATATCGGCTGTACTTGCGGAAACGACAAAATCCAATCTGCCGTCGCAAAAGGTTCTGAAAAAGATTGGTATGACTCTCTATAAAGAAACGCCTAAAAGTCTCTGGTGGAAGCT
Proteins encoded in this region:
- a CDS encoding GNAT family N-acetyltransferase; the protein is MPNIVPIETERLKLVPLDFESINPDDHQKIEQKLGLQLASMILGEQIDREIKAAMRTSLENVIRNKKQDQWYADWQSVLIILKEENAIIGGFCFQRYPDEEGTVQIGYMIQPEYQRDGYMTEALKRGIAWIFERPDISAVLAETTKSNLPSQKVLKKIGMTLYKETPKSLWWKLEKCA